DNA sequence from the Selenomonas timonae genome:
TGCCGTCACGCCCGCCCTCCAGACGCTCGCCGTTCGCAGCGCGCCGCCCGCACGTGCAGGTGTCGCTACGGCGACCTACTTCTGGTCACTCGACATCAGCGTCGGGCTTGCCGCCGCAGGGCTCGGCGTTGTCGCCGTCACCTACGGCTACGCATTCACCTACAGCATCGTCGACGTTGCGGTCATTGCGCTCGGCGCAGTCTGCTACGCACTGTGGCGCAGATCTGCACGCACGTAAAAGGCGCGGCACAGAGCCGCGCCCCTCATCAATCTGTACTGCCGTCCGTCGGACGGCTTTTTTTGTCGAGCTGCTCCCGCAGCTCCTTCTCATGCGCCTCACGCGCTTTCTTCTTCTCCATCATCCGCTTCTCGTAGGCACGCTTGTCCACCGCCTCGAGATACTCGTCCGGAATGCGCCCCAAGGCATCCTTTTCGACTGCATAGAGCTTCTTGAAATACTCCTGCGCCTGTGCCTTCTCCCCCATCTCATCATAGAGCTCGGCGGCAATCAGATAGCCGTACGGATTCTTCGCATCCACCTCAATCGCCTTCAATGCATCCGAGAGCGCACCCGTGCGGTCGCCGAGCATGCGGCGCACATCCGAGCGGTTCAGCCACGTGTAGACATCCTTCGGGTCATCCGTAACGCCGCGATCGGCATCCGCGCGTGCCTGCGCCGCATCGCCCTGCACGGCATACGCACGTGCGCGGATGACGAAGCTCTGCGCACGGCTGTCATCGTGCTCTGAGGTAAAGACGCGCTTCATCAGCGCGAGCGCCCGCTGACTGTCGCCGTAGTCGCTGTATGCATCACTGTTCTCACGCATCTTCTTGATCGCCTTTGCATCAGCATTCTCGACCTCACTGCGCTCTGCCGCTCGTGCGTCCGCACGTGCCTTCTCCTCTGCGCGCAGCTTCTCACGTGCACCCGTCTCCGCCTCACGTGCATATGCCTCATGAACAAGCGAAATAAGCTGCGCCCCCGCTCGCTCCTTTGCGAGAAAATGCACAAGCAGTTCATTCACACGCGAATCGCCGCCGAGAGTTGCCCCACCATCCCGCGTCAGTGCGAGGTTCCAATCCTCCGCACGGTCATAGTCATGGAAGGCACGCGCAAGTGCACCCGCCGTGAGATAGGCATTCTCGGGACTGTTGTCATAGTCCTCATTCGTCCACGTAACAGTCAGGAGCGGCGTACCGTCAATACAAATTGTTTTTCGATCAATAACCGTTACATGACCCGCGCTGTAGTCTGTCATGAACTCCGCCAGCTTTGCCTCACGCCGTTCCGTCGCAGGGTGATCGGAGAAATCATCCTGCGGCAGATCCTTCTGTGTTGGATCTTGGTACTCCTGGAGTTCCTGCGTCACATAGGTCAGGTAGTAGCCCATACGCGCCATTGCCGCCGCCCCGCCGCCGGGGTTGAAGCCCGCACTCGTCATAATGCGGAAGCCGCCCTCATCCGCCTCGTATTCCGTGGGGAGCGTAACATTTTTCGCAATGGAGTATCCCACGAGCGCGTTAAGCTTGTTCCAGTCCATCAGGCCAAAATTCATGTTGAGGAAGCTGAGCCCGTAGAACTGCGCTGCCGCCTTGGCATAGTTGTGCGCGCTGTGCTGACGGATGCCGTGCGTCATCTCGTGCCCGAGCACGGCGGCAAGCTCATCCACATTGCCGTTCAGCCCACGGATCAGCCCGCGGTTGATGCTCACGTAGTCCGTCGGATAGCAAGCGGCGTTAAAGACAGGGCTGTCCGTCACCGCCCATGTAAATGGCAGTGAGTTCACACGCAGCACATAGTCGCCATCCTTCACGAGGCGTTCCATGATGCTGTCCACAAGTTCGATGTCGCGTGCATTCCGCGCGCGCCCGTTTTCCGCAACATCCTGCCGCTTACTCTGCACCTGCGCGTGGACATCGTTGCCGAGCGCAAGTACCGCACCGAGTGCCGAGTGGTATGCACCGAGCACACCGAGTGCCTGCGCCGCAATCCCCCACGCATCAATCGCCTCTGCGCGCGCAGGAGGAAGGAGTACCGCTGCCGCAATCACGAGAACCGAAAGCATTGCTGCCGCTGTTTTCCGCATCTTTCACCTCACATTTCTGTCTGATCGAGGCTCAGTATAGCAGTTGTTTCCTAAAACAGACTGAAAGACGCAATACAAAAGGCACGGGCAAACGGCAGATGTGATCCGCCGGATTTGCCCGTACCGAAGGAGTTCATGACGATTACTGACGCTGATAGGTCTGGATATAACGCGCACTCTCGAGATCGTTCTGTTCAATGCAGTAGTCGACCGCCGTCTTTCCGGACTTGTTCCGAACGTCGGGATCCGCGCCTGCATCGAGCAGCATTTTGAGGAGGTTCTGACGCTCTCCTGAAGAAATATACTTCGCCGCAGCATTGATGAGCGGTGTTGCACCGCCCTCGCTCGTCACATAGTTTACATTGATTCCCTGTGCAATGAGATAGCGCCGAATATTCATATCATCGGATGACGTACCCAGCGTAAAAAGAGCATTGAAAAAACCCGTTCCCCAATCCCACGAAACGCCATTGATGTCCGCGCCCCAGTTGTGCAGATACTGCACAAGTGCAAGATCTCCCTTATCGGCGGCTTCTACCAGATAGGAGTGCGTGCGGTTCTCTCCGCGATGAAAGACATAGCCCTGCACATCTGCGCCGCGCTCGAGAAGGAACTGAATCGTCGTACGGTTGTTGAGCGCCATGGCGCGCCCGAGCGGCGTCGTCCCTTTTTTTGTGTAGTAGGCATTGATGTCAACGCCCTTGTCGAGCATCAGCTGCATCGTATTGTAGTCCGCCTTCTCGATGGCAAGGAAGAACATATTTTCATCCGTCGTAAGGTCGCGATCCACAAACGGTGTGGTAATCTGTCCGGGGATGTGGATCGTGGGACGTGCACCGGGCGCCGAAGTAGGCGCAGTCACCGTAGGCGATACCACGGGAGCATCCGCAAAAAAGACCCCCGCGGCCTCTGTCGGAGAAACGAGTACCGTGCTTCCCATGCCCAGCACAGCTGCCGAAAGGGTCACTGCCATATATTTCTTCATTTGAAATCCCCCTCATAGACGTGAAAGACATTCAACAGTAATAATAATTCGTTGTACGTCCCCTATTTCCTGCAATTTCAAGGGATGTTCCGAAAAATCCCGCCGATTCTCTCTGTTTTATGCTATACTTTAAGAAGAATCTACACGAGGAGGTAATCATCATGGAATTCAATGAACTCATTCAGGATCGCTTCTCCTGCCGCGCCCTCTCGGACAGCGAGATCCCTCACGAATCACTCGACCGCATCTTCGAGGCGGCACGCGTCGCCCCCACGGCGGTCAACAAGCAGCCGTTCAAAATCTGGGCAGTCGAAAGCCCCGAGGCACGGGCAAAGCTCGCGGAGACGACAAACTACACCTTCGGTGCGGGTGTTTTCCTCGTTGTCGGTGGAAAGCACGAAGACGCATGGGTGCGACAATACGACGAACGCAACTTCGCCGACGTGGATGCAAGCATCGTCGCAACCTACATCATGCTCGCCATTCACAATGAGGGACTGCGCTCTACGTGGGTCGGACATTTCGATGCGCCAAAACTCAAGGAGGCATTCCCTCAGATGGCAGACTACGACCTCATCGCCATCTTCCCCATCGGCTATGCCACAGAGAAGGGCGTCCCCTCCCCGCGCCACACACAGCGTAAAGCTGCTGTGGAGCTGGTAGAGATATTGTAAGAGCGCCCCACATACACAAAAATCCCCCGCCGCAGCGGGGGATTTTTCATCCGTAATGGAATATCTTACTTCATGAAGCTGAACGCGCGCTTGCCCGGATAGACCGCACTGCTGCCGAGCTCTTCCTCGATGCGGAGAAGCTGGTTGTACTTCGCAACGCGCTCGGAGCGGGACGGTGCACCCGTCTTGATCTGCCCCGTGTTGAGTGCGACAGCGAGGTCGGCAATCGTCGTGTCCTCGGTCTCGCCCGAGCGATGCGACGTGACCGCCGTATAGCCAGCCTTGTGCGCCATCTTGATCGCCTCGAGCGTCTCGGAGACAGAGCCGATCTGGTTGAGCTTGATGAGGATGGAGTTGCCTGCGCCGAGCTCGATGCCCTTCTTCAGACGCTCCGTATTCGTGACGAAGAGGTCGTCGCCAACGAGCTGAACCTTGTGGCCGAGCGCCTTCGTCATCGCCTTCCAGCCGTCCCAGTCCTCCTCATCAAGACCGTCCTCGATCGAGTAGATCGGGAACTGGTCGACGAGCGACTCCCAATGCTTGATGAGCTCATCGGACGTGAACTTCTTGCCGGACTTCGGCTGATGGTAGAAGCCCTTGCCCTTCTCGCGATCCTTCCACTCGGACGACGCCGCATCCATCGCGAGGACGAAATCCGTGCCTGGCTTGTAGCCGGCATTCTCAATCGCCTTGAGGATGTGCTCGATCGTGTCCTCATCGGAGTCGAGGTCAGGCGCAAAACCGCCCTCGTCGCCGACCGCCGTCGTCTTGCCTTCCTTCTTGAGGAGGGACTGAAGGGAGTGGAAGACCTCGGTCGACCAGCGCAGCGCCTCGCGGAATGTCGGAGCACCTGCGGGCATAATCATGAACTCCTGCGTGTCCACGGAGTTCGACGCATGTGCGCCGCCATTCAGGATGTTCATCATCGGTACGGGCAGGACGTTCGCCTGCAGACCGCCGAGGAAGCGATAGAGAGGGATATCCTCGGACTTTGCCGCCGCATCCGACGCCGCAATCGAGACTGCGAGGATCGCATTCGCACCGAGCTTGGACTTATCCTTCGTGCCGTCCACATCGAACATCGCCTGATCGACTGCATAGATGTCGCTCGCCTCAATGCCGATGAGGGCGGGCGCAATCTTCTCGTTTACGTTCTCAACCGCCTTGGAGACACCCTTGCCGCCGAACTTCGACTTGTCGCCGTCACGCAGCTCAAGCGCCTCGAACTCACCCGTGGACGCGCCCGACGGGGACGCACCACGGCCGATCGTGCCGTCCTCGAGCACAACCTCCGCCTCAACGGTCGGATTGCCACGTGAGTCGATGATCTCACGGCCGATAACCTGAGCGATTCTTAAGTAATCACGCATGAATATTCCTCCTCATCACCAAACAAAGGGAGCATCCCCTCCGAATACGCCACTCTATGGAGCGTATTCTCCTTCTCGATATTATACGATTTTTTTTCTCAAAAAGCAATGCAGGAGCCGCATGCAGAGTCCCATATCTGAGATATTTCTAAGAAATTCTTCAAGCACTGCACAGTACATCGATCACACAAAAATTTTCGATATTTTTCATTCTTAATGTATCTTTTTTTGTATTGTGTGACTTGGGTTACAAAATTTTCAAAAATAATATGATATAATACAGATGTCAACGGGAACTACGAAACGTCCTCCCCGACATTTTCCCCGTTGATCATCCCTCTATAGGAACGTTTCCCTGCGTTCCTCATTGTAAGGCAAATAACCCTTACATCCCATTTCTCAAGCCGCAGGTTTTTCCCGACCTGCGCGCATCCCTTTCCAGGAAAAAGAGCCGCTTGGCACCCCGCCAACGGCTCTTTTTCTATTTTCTTTTTTATCCGATTTTATCCGAGTGCGACATCGAGCATCATCATGAGCGAGAAGCCCGCTGCGAACGAGATGACGCCCACATCCGAATGCTCCCCCTCACTCATCTCCGGAATCAACTCCTCGACGACGACGTAAAGCATCGCACCCGCTGCAAATGCGAGTGCATATGGCAGAATCGGCACGACGAGAGCCGTCGCGAGAATAGTGAGAGCACCGCCGATCGGCTCTACTGCGCCAGATAGGACGCCGCCGCCGAACGCACGCCACTTCCCCATCCCCGCCGCACGCAGCGGCATGGATATGATCGCGCCCTCGGGAAAGTTCTGAATTGCAATGCCGAGCGAGAGCGCGAGCGCTGCGCCGAGCGTAATCCCCTCGCTGCCGCTCATCCACCCCGCATAGATCGCGCCGACCGCCATCCCCTCTGGGATATTGTGGAGCGTCACTGCAAGACAGAGCATCGTCGTCCGCGAGAGGCGGCTGTGCGGTCCCTCTGCTTTCTTTGCGTTCATGTGCAGATGCGGGATGATGTGGTCGAGCGCAAGCAGGAAGAGGGTTCCTGCCCAGAAGCCCACAACGGCAGGTACAAACGCAAGCTGCCCCATCTCCGCAGAGCCTTCCATCGCGGGGATCAGCAGACTCCAGATCGACGCCGCAACCATCACGCCCGCTGCAAAGCCCGTCAGCCCGCGCTGCACGTTGCGGTTCAGCGCCCCCTTGAGAAAGAATACGCAGCCCGCACCGAGCGCCGTGCCGATGAACGGTATCATCAATCCTTGAAAAATATCCAACATAAGTGTTCACCTCATGACGGATATTATAGCACGGTCACTTCTTATTCACAAATGATAATTTTTTCAATAATATTGCAAAAAAGAGCGACTCCTCTCCCATAAGAGCTGAGCCGCTTCGTATGATTATTCCAACGTGACGATCTTATTCTTGAGCACGTAGACGAGTGCCTGTGTACGGTCATTGACCTTGAGCTTGTGAAAGATGCTCGTCAAATGGTTCTTGACGGTCTTTTCGCTGAGGCCAAGAGCCTTGCCGATATCCTGATTCGAGAGTCCCTTTGCGATACAGCCGAGCACATCCATCTCGCGCGGTGTGAGGCGTTCGCCGCGGCTCTCATCCCAGATCTCCTTTGCCATCCGGCTGACATCGCCGTAGACCGCGGTGCTGCCAAAGAGGCGCTCCGCGAGCTTCGGATAGACGAATGGATTGCCCTCGTTGACCATGTGGATTGCCTTGATGAGGACGTTCGGCTCAACATCCTTCAGCAGGTAGCCGAGCGCGCCGTTCTTCAGGAGCTCGAGCACATAGTTGTCGCTGTCATGAATTGTGAGCGCAATGATCTTCGTGCGCGAGCGCGCCTGCTTGAGCTGCTTCGTGACATCGAGTCCCGTCAGCCCCGGCATATTGATGTCGAGCAGGAGGATGTCAGGCTTCAGCATGAGCGTGCGCGCGAGGGCTTCCTGTCCGTCCTCCGCTTCGCCGACGACCTCGAGATCATCCTCGAAGTTCAACACACGCTTGATTCCCTGCCGCAAAAGTGCGTGATCATCCGCAAGTAATATCCTGATTGCCACTGACATCTCCTCTTTTCCATGCATCCTGCATTTAGGAATCACTGATAATCACTGATTC
Encoded proteins:
- a CDS encoding M48 family metallopeptidase, producing MRKTAAAMLSVLVIAAAVLLPPARAEAIDAWGIAAQALGVLGAYHSALGAVLALGNDVHAQVQSKRQDVAENGRARNARDIELVDSIMERLVKDGDYVLRVNSLPFTWAVTDSPVFNAACYPTDYVSINRGLIRGLNGNVDELAAVLGHEMTHGIRQHSAHNYAKAAAQFYGLSFLNMNFGLMDWNKLNALVGYSIAKNVTLPTEYEADEGGFRIMTSAGFNPGGGAAAMARMGYYLTYVTQELQEYQDPTQKDLPQDDFSDHPATERREAKLAEFMTDYSAGHVTVIDRKTICIDGTPLLTVTWTNEDYDNSPENAYLTAGALARAFHDYDRAEDWNLALTRDGGATLGGDSRVNELLVHFLAKERAGAQLISLVHEAYAREAETGAREKLRAEEKARADARAAERSEVENADAKAIKKMRENSDAYSDYGDSQRALALMKRVFTSEHDDSRAQSFVIRARAYAVQGDAAQARADADRGVTDDPKDVYTWLNRSDVRRMLGDRTGALSDALKAIEVDAKNPYGYLIAAELYDEMGEKAQAQEYFKKLYAVEKDALGRIPDEYLEAVDKRAYEKRMMEKKKAREAHEKELREQLDKKSRPTDGSTD
- a CDS encoding ankyrin repeat domain-containing protein, which produces MKKYMAVTLSAAVLGMGSTVLVSPTEAAGVFFADAPVVSPTVTAPTSAPGARPTIHIPGQITTPFVDRDLTTDENMFFLAIEKADYNTMQLMLDKGVDINAYYTKKGTTPLGRAMALNNRTTIQFLLERGADVQGYVFHRGENRTHSYLVEAADKGDLALVQYLHNWGADINGVSWDWGTGFFNALFTLGTSSDDMNIRRYLIAQGINVNYVTSEGGATPLINAAAKYISSGERQNLLKMLLDAGADPDVRNKSGKTAVDYCIEQNDLESARYIQTYQRQ
- a CDS encoding nitroreductase family protein; translated protein: MEFNELIQDRFSCRALSDSEIPHESLDRIFEAARVAPTAVNKQPFKIWAVESPEARAKLAETTNYTFGAGVFLVVGGKHEDAWVRQYDERNFADVDASIVATYIMLAIHNEGLRSTWVGHFDAPKLKEAFPQMADYDLIAIFPIGYATEKGVPSPRHTQRKAAVELVEIL
- the eno gene encoding phosphopyruvate hydratase, which translates into the protein MRDYLRIAQVIGREIIDSRGNPTVEAEVVLEDGTIGRGASPSGASTGEFEALELRDGDKSKFGGKGVSKAVENVNEKIAPALIGIEASDIYAVDQAMFDVDGTKDKSKLGANAILAVSIAASDAAAKSEDIPLYRFLGGLQANVLPVPMMNILNGGAHASNSVDTQEFMIMPAGAPTFREALRWSTEVFHSLQSLLKKEGKTTAVGDEGGFAPDLDSDEDTIEHILKAIENAGYKPGTDFVLAMDAASSEWKDREKGKGFYHQPKSGKKFTSDELIKHWESLVDQFPIYSIEDGLDEEDWDGWKAMTKALGHKVQLVGDDLFVTNTERLKKGIELGAGNSILIKLNQIGSVSETLEAIKMAHKAGYTAVTSHRSGETEDTTIADLAVALNTGQIKTGAPSRSERVAKYNQLLRIEEELGSSAVYPGKRAFSFMK
- a CDS encoding ZIP family metal transporter, with translation MLDIFQGLMIPFIGTALGAGCVFFLKGALNRNVQRGLTGFAAGVMVAASIWSLLIPAMEGSAEMGQLAFVPAVVGFWAGTLFLLALDHIIPHLHMNAKKAEGPHSRLSRTTMLCLAVTLHNIPEGMAVGAIYAGWMSGSEGITLGAALALSLGIAIQNFPEGAIISMPLRAAGMGKWRAFGGGVLSGAVEPIGGALTILATALVVPILPYALAFAAGAMLYVVVEELIPEMSEGEHSDVGVISFAAGFSLMMMLDVALG
- a CDS encoding response regulator, yielding MAIRILLADDHALLRQGIKRVLNFEDDLEVVGEAEDGQEALARTLMLKPDILLLDINMPGLTGLDVTKQLKQARSRTKIIALTIHDSDNYVLELLKNGALGYLLKDVEPNVLIKAIHMVNEGNPFVYPKLAERLFGSTAVYGDVSRMAKEIWDESRGERLTPREMDVLGCIAKGLSNQDIGKALGLSEKTVKNHLTSIFHKLKVNDRTQALVYVLKNKIVTLE